A portion of the Aquila chrysaetos chrysaetos chromosome 4, bAquChr1.4, whole genome shotgun sequence genome contains these proteins:
- the PLEKHF2 gene encoding pleckstrin homology domain-containing family F member 2, with the protein MVDRLANSEANTRRISIVENCFGAAGQPLTIPGRVLIGEGVLTKLCRKKPKARQFFLFNDILVYGNIVIQKKKYNKQHIIPLENVTIDSIQDEGDLRNGWLIKTPTKSFAVYAATATEKSEWMNHINKCVSDLLSKSGKTPSNEHAAVWVPDSEATVCMRCQKAKFTPVNRRHHCRKCGFVVCGPCSEKRFLLPSQSSKPVRICDFCYDLLSTGEMSACQSTRSDSYSQSPKSSLNDVSDDDDDEDSSD; encoded by the coding sequence ATGGTGGATCGCTTGGCAAACAGTGAAGCAAATACTAGAAGAATAAGTATAGTGGAAAACTGCTTTGGAGCAGCTGGTCAACCTCTGACTATTCCTGGTCGTGTTCTGATCGGAGAGGGAGTACTAACAAAACTGTGTAGGAAGAAGCCCAAAGCGAGGCAGTTCTTCCTGTTCAATGACATTCTCGTTTACGGTAACATTGTCatccagaagaagaaatacaataaaCAGCACATAATCCCGCTGGAAAACGTCACTATTGATTCCATCCAGGATGAGGGAGACTTACGGAACGGGTGGCTTATCAAGACACCAACAAAGTCTTTTGCAGTTTATGCTGCCACTGCTACAGAGAAGTCTGAGTGGATGAACCACATAAATAAGTGTGTTTCTGATCTGCTTTCCAAAAGTGGGAAGACTCCTAGCAATGAACATGCAGCTGTCTGGGTACCAGACTCGGAAGCCACTGTGTGCATGCGttgtcagaaagcaaaatttacaCCCGTCAACCGTCGTCACCACTGTCGCAAGTGTGGCTTTGTTGTGTGCGGGCCTTGCTCTGAAAAGAGGTTTCTTCTCCCGAGCCAGTCTTCCAAGCCTGTGCGAATTTGCGACTTCTGCTATGATCTTCTTTCTACTGGGGAGATGTCTGCTTGTCAGTCCACTAGGTCAGACTCCTACAGCCAGTCACCTAAATCATCTTTAAATGATGTatctgatgatgatgatgatgaagacaGTAGTGATTAA